One Aulosira sp. FACHB-615 DNA segment encodes these proteins:
- a CDS encoding ATP-binding protein, with the protein MPSLKLSVTGVEIVKQARKEKAWTIDDPRWLEAVSQILEPEFSWENAEVFVAGVSLPTWKRFLRGDGIDASVFKAFCQVLGLNWQELIDRPFKSPLSSTTQIPDIPLFFGRDYELATLIKSVEGGTRLLVITGIGGIGKTAIATKLAAALQPQFKQTLWFSVHLTSLSTHTPKALESQTLMVFDGWDEILRAGQYPLGAEFLRTVVQTTHNSCVILTSREQPEGLNILSAAGAVIFPLGGLMEGAIELLQHHRLTFNAQQWVALVNQYGGNPLFLNMAANFIHELFAGDVGEFLACGTIVAGEFEPLVSEWLKYISPVEKILIKFLTTNIQGFTREEILLNLASDATNGDILKALLSLKRRGLVETIKDGNKERFFLQLVILKCVRRLFNE; encoded by the coding sequence ATGCCTAGCCTCAAACTCTCAGTGACTGGAGTCGAAATTGTTAAACAAGCGCGTAAAGAAAAAGCTTGGACAATTGACGACCCACGTTGGTTAGAAGCAGTAAGTCAAATTCTCGAACCTGAATTTAGTTGGGAAAATGCAGAAGTATTTGTAGCAGGGGTATCTTTACCAACATGGAAGCGATTTCTTAGGGGCGATGGAATTGATGCCTCAGTGTTCAAGGCATTCTGTCAAGTTTTGGGTTTAAATTGGCAAGAATTAATTGATCGCCCTTTCAAATCACCTTTATCTAGCACCACTCAAATACCCGACATTCCCTTGTTTTTTGGGCGAGATTACGAATTGGCGACACTAATCAAGTCCGTTGAGGGCGGAACACGTCTGTTGGTGATTACTGGAATTGGTGGTATTGGTAAAACCGCTATAGCCACAAAACTAGCAGCAGCTTTGCAGCCACAGTTTAAGCAAACTCTCTGGTTTTCGGTTCATCTCACATCACTATCAACCCATACACCTAAAGCGTTAGAATCCCAAACATTGATGGTTTTTGATGGTTGGGATGAGATTCTCCGTGCTGGACAGTATCCTTTAGGAGCCGAATTTCTCCGCACGGTAGTGCAAACTACTCATAATAGTTGTGTAATTTTGACTAGTCGAGAGCAACCCGAAGGATTAAATATTTTAAGTGCTGCTGGTGCAGTTATTTTCCCTCTCGGCGGACTCATGGAAGGTGCAATTGAGCTTTTGCAACATCATAGACTTACCTTTAATGCTCAACAGTGGGTTGCACTAGTAAATCAATATGGTGGTAATCCTTTATTTTTGAATATGGCAGCTAATTTCATTCACGAATTATTTGCTGGGGATGTAGGAGAATTTTTAGCCTGTGGAACCATAGTCGCTGGAGAATTTGAGCCACTTGTGAGCGAATGGTTAAAGTATATTTCTCCTGTTGAAAAAATCCTGATTAAGTTTTTGACTACAAACATCCAAGGATTCACCCGTGAAGAAATACTATTAAACCTAGCCAGTGATGCGACCAATGGAGATATTTTAAAGGCACTCTTATCATTAAAACGCAGAGGATTGGTAGAAACTATCAAAGATGGGAATAAGGAGCGATTTTTTTTACAACTCGTGATTCTCAAATGCGTGCGACGTTTGTTTAATGAGTGA
- a CDS encoding redoxin domain-containing protein, translated as MITQSEKTTSPKLLMGNLAPILEVKTLNGTIWKLADQTPKNYTMVVFYRGLHCPICQQYISDLEQKLYDFQKLGVEAIAISGDSLEKAQQFQQQANIQNITIGYDFTPDEMRRWGLYLTKGHFESEPALFSEPAVFLIKPDNRLYFANIGTHPFSRVDFGFLLQGLEYIIPRNYPFRGTEWA; from the coding sequence ATGATTACCCAATCTGAGAAAACAACCTCACCAAAGCTGCTGATGGGAAATCTGGCTCCTATTTTGGAAGTCAAAACCTTAAATGGAACTATCTGGAAACTAGCTGACCAAACCCCGAAAAACTACACAATGGTTGTATTTTATAGAGGGTTACATTGTCCCATTTGTCAACAGTATATTAGTGATTTAGAGCAGAAACTCTATGATTTCCAAAAACTAGGTGTAGAAGCGATCGCTATCAGTGGTGATTCTCTAGAAAAAGCACAACAATTTCAACAACAAGCTAACATCCAAAATATCACCATTGGCTATGACTTCACCCCCGATGAAATGCGCCGTTGGGGACTGTATCTGACCAAAGGTCATTTTGAAAGTGAACCAGCCTTATTCAGCGAACCGGCTGTCTTTTTAATCAAGCCCGATAATCGTCTATACTTTGCCAATATTGGTACTCATCCTTTCTCGCGTGTCGATTTTGGTTTCCTACTTCAAGGACTAGAGTACATCATTCCCAGAAACTACCCTTTCCGTGGAACTGAGTGGGCATAA
- a CDS encoding HAD family hydrolase, giving the protein MTASSPTILALDFDGVICDGLIEYFEVAWLTYCKLWLPDNDTPPDDLALRFYRLRPVIETGWEMPVLIKALLAGMSDEEILQEWTTITPQILLKDNLQAREISAKLDYLRDEWIATDLDGWLSLHRFYPGVIEKIKLTLDSHVQLFIVTTKEGRFVQQLLQQEGVNLPPAAIFGKEVKRPKYEILRELIQAANQQPVSLWFVEDRIKTLQLVQQQADLEDVKLFLADWGYNTQPERKAAQDDEQIQLISLSQFTKNFSDWLS; this is encoded by the coding sequence ATGACCGCAAGTAGTCCTACAATTTTGGCCTTAGACTTTGACGGAGTAATTTGCGACGGACTAATTGAATATTTTGAGGTCGCATGGTTAACCTACTGTAAACTTTGGTTGCCAGATAATGATACACCTCCCGATGACTTGGCTTTGAGATTTTACCGTCTCAGACCAGTGATTGAAACAGGTTGGGAAATGCCTGTTTTAATTAAAGCTTTGCTGGCGGGAATGTCCGATGAGGAGATTCTTCAGGAATGGACAACAATTACGCCACAAATTTTATTGAAAGATAACTTGCAGGCTAGAGAAATCAGTGCAAAACTAGATTACCTGCGGGATGAATGGATTGCTACAGATTTAGACGGCTGGCTAAGTCTGCACAGATTTTATCCGGGTGTGATTGAAAAAATCAAATTGACTCTGGATAGTCATGTACAGTTATTCATTGTGACTACGAAAGAGGGACGCTTTGTGCAGCAATTGTTGCAACAGGAAGGAGTGAATTTACCTCCGGCAGCAATTTTTGGCAAAGAAGTGAAGCGTCCGAAATATGAAATTCTGCGAGAATTAATTCAGGCAGCTAATCAACAGCCGGTGAGTTTATGGTTTGTGGAAGACCGAATTAAGACTTTGCAGTTAGTTCAACAGCAAGCTGATTTGGAGGATGTGAAACTTTTTCTGGCTGACTGGGGCTACAATACCCAACCAGAAAGAAAAGCAGCGCAAGATGACGAGCAAATTCAGTTAATATCTCTGTCACAGTTTACCAAAAACTTCTCTGATTGGTTGTCATAA